The following coding sequences are from one Aethina tumida isolate Nest 87 chromosome 2, icAetTumi1.1, whole genome shotgun sequence window:
- the LOC126264660 gene encoding UDP-glucosyltransferase 2-like isoform X2 produces MEHGVPPMHEWHLESTGYKMVIAKSVFQSKRIKKSLFESNRTFDLIIYDHFAGNIYTALGHLFKCPVVLLIPNSASVYDNYIFGNPEPVSYIPQLGTMLSQGMGTTDVVLNIWYRLLFYYYEFFHFIPNQNELLQETLGPMPNLKELMYNVSLGLLTSHPSFSQPLPLTKNMKEIGGFHVSPNKELPNHLQEFLDAANKGAILFTTGSIIKCSSMTHVKRQYILDAFIKLEQKVLWKCDKVLPGKPDQIKSQYWLPQQDILAHPNIKLFISHCGLLSLTEAVHHGVPILCLPVYFDQFQNADFAVKNGFGLKIEFKDLTTNELYNAIQELLSNNSYKENALKRSKILHDEPVSPRESAVFWLEYVMKHKEADHLRSPELNLNWKQLYFIDVIALLLLWVMMLVVLFNRVYYILKDSMRNNVTSKSKNE; encoded by the exons atggaacATGGAGTACCTCCAATGCATGAATGGCACTTAGAAAGTACCGGATATAAGATGGTAATAGCAAAGAGCGTATTCCAAAGCAAgcgaataaaaaaatcactgTTCGAATCTAACCGTACATTTGACTTGATAATTTATGACCATTTTGCTGGAAACATATATACTGCCCTAGGACACCTATTCAAATGTCCAGTCGTTCTACTCATACCTAATTCCGCCTCAGTTTATGACAACTACATATTTGGAAACCCTGAGCCAGTCTCTTATATACCGCAATTAGGTACTATGTTAAGTCAGGGTATGGGTACAACAGATGTAGTACTTAATATTTGGTaccgtttattattttactactatgaattttttcattttataccaAATCAAAACGAACTATTGCAAGAAACCTTGGGACCTATgcctaatttaaaagaattaatgtataatgtgAGTTTGGGTTTACTCACATCACATCCTAGTTTTAGTCAACCACTTCCCCTAACTAAGAACATGAAAGAAATTGGTGGATTTCACGTATCTCCCAATAAAGAACTTCCAAACCACTTACAGGAATTTTTGGATGCTGCAAACAAAGGGGCAATCCTTTTTACAACCGGTTCTATTATCAAATGCTCATCTATGACTCACGTAAAGAGACAATATATCCTAGATGCTTTTATCAAGCTAGAGCAAAAAGTTTTGTGGAAGTGTGACAAAGTATTGCCTGGTAAACCAGACCAGATTAAAAGTCAATATTGGTTACCACAACAGGACATTCTCG CTCATCCCAATATAAAACTCTTCATAAGCCATTGTGGACTTTTAAGTTTGACGGAAGCAGTACACCATGGAGTACCGATACTTTGCCTTCCTGTTTATTTCGATCAGTTCCAGAATGCCGATTTTGCTGTCAAAAATGGCTTTGGTTTAAAAATAGAGTTTAAAGATTTAACCACGAATGAGTTATACAATGCCATACAAGAGTTACTTTCGAATAACAG TTACAAAGAAAATGCATTGAAGAGATCCAAAATTCTACATGATGAGCCAGTAAGTCCAAGAGAGTCAGCAGTTTTTTGGTTGGAGTATGTCATGAAGCACAAAGAAGCTGATCATTTGCGTTCACCGGAATTGAATCTTAATTGGaaacaattgtattttatagacGTTATAGCACTTCTACTTTTATGGGTTATGATGCTGGTAGTCTTGTTT
- the LOC109599407 gene encoding UDP-glucosyltransferase 2-like has translation MRIYCLLFCWLNLLYFSHCAKILGIFPFPTYSHYILGSRIMKEMVKRGHEVTFISFFKEPTLIKNYNEIVLPIKKGEKEEIISLHFGNKLSATDNIDLVLQFNTVFADLLFKNHEFKQILNESFDLIVYDVFTTHIYTALGHHFKCPVVLLSTTPPSIYTNFVMGNPHYSSYVPNLVSPYPTVMNLWQRFFNIYYDIYALYQLYMKTIPAENEILQQSLGPMPHLKDLMYNASLMLCNSHPSINVPAPVVPGIKEIAGAHIHLDPKRLPENLREILDKSFEGVILISMGSILESSLIPKERKDIFFNVIKKFPKRFLWKYEESVKHQPDNLLISEWIPQLEVLAHPNVIAFVSHCGAFSVIESIYYGVPLICIPVYADQFINGNYAFEKQYGLTIPYRELTEEKLTKALEKILKDSKFQEKAREHSEILRSTPQKPMDTATFWLEYVIRHKGALHLRTAVLNLKWYQIFMFDIILLLFLLILTLFSLHFVFKYGYKRITLHLKKNK, from the exons atgagAATATACTGTTTACTTTTCTGCtggttaaatttgttatatttttcacaCTGTGCAAAGATTTTAGGAATATTTCCCTTTCCTACATACAGCCATTATATACTCGGATCCAGGATAATGAAAGAAATGGTAAAGAGAGGTCACGAGGTCacgtttattagttttttcaaaGAACCTACTTTAATCAAGAATTATAATGAAATCGTTCTGCCAATTAAAAAAGGAGAAAAGG AGGAAATAATATCTTTGCATTTTGGCAATAAATTATCTGCTACTGACAACATAGATTTGGTCCTACAATTCAACACAGTCTTtgctgatttattatttaaaaatcacgagtttaaacaaattcttaaTGAATCTTTTGATCTGATTGTGTACGATGTTTTTACTACTCACATATACACTGCCCTAGGCCATCATTTTAAGTGCCCTGTAGTGTTACTGTCAACAACACCACCGAGTATCTATACGAATTTTGTAATGGGCAATCCACATTATTCCTCCTACGTTCCTAACTTAGTTTCACCTTACCCAACTGTCATGAACTTATGgcaaagattttttaatatttactacgACATTTACGCCCTATATCAACTGTATATGAAAACCATTCCCGCTGAAAACGAGATTTTGCAACAATCTTTGGGGCCTATGCCTCATTTGAAGGATTTAATGTACAATGCTAGTCTGATGTTGTGCAACTCTCATCCAAGTATTAACGTGCCCGCACCAGTGGTTCCTGGAATTAAAGAAATTGCTGGTGCTCACATACATTTAGATCCAAAAAGATTACCAGAGAACTTACGGGAGATTTTAGACAAAAGTTTTGAAGGTGTTATCTTAATTTCTATGGGGTCAATACTTGAAAGTTCCTTGATACCCAAAGAAAGAAAAGACATATTTTTCAACGTGATAAAGAAATTCCCTAAGAGGTTTTTATGGAAGTACGAGGAATCTGTAAAGCATCAACCGGATAATTTGTTGATATCTGAATGGATTCCCCAGCTGGAAGTTTTAg CCCATCCCAATGTGATAGCTTTTGTTAGTCATTGCGGAGCCTTCAGTGTTATTGAATCAATATATTATGGAGTGCCATTAATATGTATTCCTGTGTATGCGGACCAATTCATAAATGGGAATTACgcatttgaaaaacaatatgGTTTGACAATTCCTTATAGGGAATTGACTGAAGAAAAACTTACGAAGGCACTGGAGAAGATACTAAAAGATTCTAA GTTCCAAGAAAAAGCTCGTGAACATTCAGAAATTTTGCGAAGTACTCCTCAAAAACCAATGGATACAGCAACATTTTGGTTGGAGTATGTTATAAGACATAAAGGTGCTCTTCATCTACGAACTGCCGTTTTAAACTTAAAGtggtatcaaatatttatgttcgacattatattattgctatttttattaatattaaccttATTTAGTTTACactttgttttcaaatatggTTATAAGAGAATTACACTACatcttaagaaaaataaataa
- the LOC126264660 gene encoding UDP-glycosyltransferase UGT5-like isoform X1, whose protein sequence is MISVSLVLLLLCGFINCENILAMFPVPSYSHYTLGFNLVTELLQKGHHVTLVSPYDLKKPLENCTAIKTDYKFNNEDDSPIKIFMEHGVPPMHEWHLESTGYKMVIAKSVFQSKRIKKSLFESNRTFDLIIYDHFAGNIYTALGHLFKCPVVLLIPNSASVYDNYIFGNPEPVSYIPQLGTMLSQGMGTTDVVLNIWYRLLFYYYEFFHFIPNQNELLQETLGPMPNLKELMYNVSLGLLTSHPSFSQPLPLTKNMKEIGGFHVSPNKELPNHLQEFLDAANKGAILFTTGSIIKCSSMTHVKRQYILDAFIKLEQKVLWKCDKVLPGKPDQIKSQYWLPQQDILAHPNIKLFISHCGLLSLTEAVHHGVPILCLPVYFDQFQNADFAVKNGFGLKIEFKDLTTNELYNAIQELLSNNSYKENALKRSKILHDEPVSPRESAVFWLEYVMKHKEADHLRSPELNLNWKQLYFIDVIALLLLWVMMLVVLFNRVYYILKDSMRNNVTSKSKNE, encoded by the exons ATGATTTCAGTAAGTTTGGTGTTGTTATTGCTGTGTGGATtcataaattgtgaaaatattttggcaaTGTTTCCTGTGCCGTCGTATAGTCATTACACATTAGGCTTTAATTTGGTGActgaattattacaaaaaggtCATCATGTGACGTTGGTGAGTccttatgatttaaaaaagccATTGGAAAACTGTACAGCCATAAAGACagactataaatttaataatgaagatG attcaccgattaaaatatttatggaacATGGAGTACCTCCAATGCATGAATGGCACTTAGAAAGTACCGGATATAAGATGGTAATAGCAAAGAGCGTATTCCAAAGCAAgcgaataaaaaaatcactgTTCGAATCTAACCGTACATTTGACTTGATAATTTATGACCATTTTGCTGGAAACATATATACTGCCCTAGGACACCTATTCAAATGTCCAGTCGTTCTACTCATACCTAATTCCGCCTCAGTTTATGACAACTACATATTTGGAAACCCTGAGCCAGTCTCTTATATACCGCAATTAGGTACTATGTTAAGTCAGGGTATGGGTACAACAGATGTAGTACTTAATATTTGGTaccgtttattattttactactatgaattttttcattttataccaAATCAAAACGAACTATTGCAAGAAACCTTGGGACCTATgcctaatttaaaagaattaatgtataatgtgAGTTTGGGTTTACTCACATCACATCCTAGTTTTAGTCAACCACTTCCCCTAACTAAGAACATGAAAGAAATTGGTGGATTTCACGTATCTCCCAATAAAGAACTTCCAAACCACTTACAGGAATTTTTGGATGCTGCAAACAAAGGGGCAATCCTTTTTACAACCGGTTCTATTATCAAATGCTCATCTATGACTCACGTAAAGAGACAATATATCCTAGATGCTTTTATCAAGCTAGAGCAAAAAGTTTTGTGGAAGTGTGACAAAGTATTGCCTGGTAAACCAGACCAGATTAAAAGTCAATATTGGTTACCACAACAGGACATTCTCG CTCATCCCAATATAAAACTCTTCATAAGCCATTGTGGACTTTTAAGTTTGACGGAAGCAGTACACCATGGAGTACCGATACTTTGCCTTCCTGTTTATTTCGATCAGTTCCAGAATGCCGATTTTGCTGTCAAAAATGGCTTTGGTTTAAAAATAGAGTTTAAAGATTTAACCACGAATGAGTTATACAATGCCATACAAGAGTTACTTTCGAATAACAG TTACAAAGAAAATGCATTGAAGAGATCCAAAATTCTACATGATGAGCCAGTAAGTCCAAGAGAGTCAGCAGTTTTTTGGTTGGAGTATGTCATGAAGCACAAAGAAGCTGATCATTTGCGTTCACCGGAATTGAATCTTAATTGGaaacaattgtattttatagacGTTATAGCACTTCTACTTTTATGGGTTATGATGCTGGTAGTCTTGTTT